A stretch of Salarias fasciatus chromosome 23, fSalaFa1.1, whole genome shotgun sequence DNA encodes these proteins:
- the c1qtnf7 gene encoding complement C1q tumor necrosis factor-related protein 7 translates to MNSCQVWDLKMWVLMGALCLCHSVCGQLLEARLKGAQRLICSVPGSQGPPGKPGPSGPPGADGNVGIPGRDGRDGRKGEKGEKGDTGLKGRVGPTGKIGERGERGPAGKRGPVGEDGDLGPPGQPGRNGDKGDKGKQGPRGTAGTCKCGSLLPKSAFSVGITSSYPVEKIPIKFNKVLFNEGGHYNPQTGKFICAYPGIYYFSYDITLANKHLAIGLVQNGQYRIKTFDANTGNHDVASGSTVMYLNPEDEVWMEIFYHDQNGLFADPGWADSLFSGFLLYADTNYFDALAEDYS, encoded by the exons ATGAACAGCTGCCAAGTGTGGG ATTTGAAGATGTGGGTGCTGATGGGAGCGCTCTGCCtctgccacagtgtgtgtggacAGCTGCTGGAAGCCAGGCTCAAAGGGGCTCAACGACTGATCTGCAGTGTCCCCGGCTCGCAGGGCCCGCCTGGCAAACCCGGCCCCAGCGGCCCTCCGGGAGCGGACGGGAATGTGGGTATCCCGGGAAGAGATGGCAGAGATGGCAGGAAGGGTGAAAAGGGAGAAAAGGGAGACACAG GATTGAAGGGGAGGGTGGGACCAACAGGTAAGATTGGAGAACGAGGCGAACGAGGCCCAGCTGGGAAACGAGGCCCTGTAGGAGAGGATGGAGATTTGGGCCCACCTGGTCAACCAGGCCGCAACGGAGACAAAGGGGACAAGGGCAAACAAGGGCCTCGTGGAACTGCAGGAACCTGTAAATGTGGCAGCCTGCTGCCCAAATCAGCCTTTTCTGTGGGGATCACCAGTAGCTATCCGGTGGAGAAAATCCCTATCAAGTTCAACAAGGTCCTGTTCAATGAAGGAGGGCACTACAACCCACAGACGGGAAAGTTCATCTGTGCATATCCAGGCATTTACTACTTCTCCTATGATATTACGCTGGCCAACAAACACTTGGCCATTGGACTGGTGCAGAATGGACAGTATCGCATCAAAACCTTTGATGCCAACACAGGAAACCATGACGTAGCCTCTGGGTCTACTGTCATGTACCTAAACCCAGAAGATGAGGTGTGGATGGAGATCTTCTACCACGACCAGAATGGTTTATTTGCTGACCCGGGCTGGGCTGACAGCCTGTTCTCTGGCTTCCTTCTCTACGCAGACACAAACTACTTTGATGCACTGGCAGAAGACTATTCATAA